The following proteins are encoded in a genomic region of Dokdonia donghaensis DSW-1:
- a CDS encoding HU family DNA-binding protein, translating into MNKSELIDGMAEHAGITKAAAKKALESFLGDVEGTLKKGGRVSLVGFGSWSVSKRNAREGRNPQTGKTIKIAAKNVVKFKAGSELSNSVN; encoded by the coding sequence ATGAACAAATCAGAATTAATCGACGGAATGGCAGAGCACGCTGGTATCACTAAAGCTGCAGCAAAAAAAGCATTAGAATCTTTCTTAGGAGACGTTGAAGGTACTCTTAAAAAAGGAGGACGTGTTTCTCTAGTAGGTTTTGGATCTTGGTCTGTATCTAAGCGTAATGCTCGTGAAGGAAGAAATCCTCAAACTGGAAAAACAATCAAAATCGCTGCTAAAAACGTAGTTAAGTTTAAAGCTGGATCTGAGCTTTCAAACTCTGTAAACTAG
- the menA gene encoding 1,4-dihydroxy-2-naphthoate octaprenyltransferase codes for MPSFKVWLSAARPRTLPLSIAGILVGGGLALQENAYNGLIFGLAILATLGFQILSNYANDYGDGVKGTDNDERVGPARAMQSGLLTAAHLKKAIIITSSITVVIVLSLIYSAFGKDQFLLSLLFLLLGIAAIIAAIKYTVGRSAYGYKGLGDVFVFLFFGLVGVLGSFFLFAQYIHIIHILPAVTIGALSVMVLHLNNMRDRVSDTRVGKNTLAVILGQKGAVRYHNILFLVAICCWVSFIVLRATDLLDYVSIIAFLPLVKHMLTVRNTKEHTLLDPELKKVALSTFLLAVLFFVGSYF; via the coding sequence ATGCCTTCATTTAAAGTCTGGCTTAGTGCCGCTCGCCCTCGTACCTTACCGCTCTCTATAGCTGGTATACTAGTAGGTGGTGGCCTAGCGTTACAAGAAAATGCTTATAATGGTCTCATCTTTGGCCTTGCTATACTAGCTACGCTGGGATTTCAAATCTTATCTAACTATGCAAATGATTATGGAGATGGGGTAAAAGGTACAGATAATGATGAGCGTGTGGGCCCTGCAAGAGCAATGCAAAGTGGTTTACTTACTGCAGCACACCTTAAAAAAGCCATTATAATTACTTCTAGTATAACAGTAGTGATTGTACTAAGTTTAATTTACAGCGCCTTTGGCAAGGATCAATTTCTATTATCATTGTTATTTTTATTGCTGGGTATTGCAGCCATTATTGCAGCCATAAAATATACCGTAGGTAGAAGTGCTTATGGATATAAGGGGCTTGGTGATGTGTTTGTCTTTTTATTTTTTGGACTTGTAGGGGTGCTGGGCTCTTTTTTTCTATTTGCACAGTATATACATATTATACATATTTTGCCTGCCGTAACCATAGGTGCGCTTTCTGTAATGGTATTGCATCTCAATAATATGCGCGATCGCGTGTCTGATACTCGAGTGGGTAAAAATACTCTAGCCGTAATTTTAGGGCAGAAGGGAGCTGTGCGTTATCATAACATCTTGTTTCTAGTAGCTATTTGTTGCTGGGTGAGTTTTATAGTCTTGAGAGCAACAGATCTTTTAGACTATGTATCTATCATAGCATTTTTACCATTGGTTAAGCATATGCTTACGGTAAGAAATACAAAGGAGCACACCTTGCTTGATCCAGAATTAAAGAAAGTGGCGTTGTCTACATTTTTACTTGCCGTACTATTCTTTGTGGGGAGTTACTTTTAA
- a CDS encoding RecQ family ATP-dependent DNA helicase gives MIDKAKDILTTYWGHSNFRPQQAEIIKNVLAGEDSIALLPTGGGKSLCYQLPSLLLDGITIVVSPLIALMKDQVMGLQEKGIKALSITSGISYGELDTLLDNCIYGNYKLLYLSPERLQQELVQERIKLMNVSLIAVDEAHCISQWGHDFRPAYRDISKLRSLKPNCPIIALTATATTKVLEDITTLLDLKQPQLFKTSYHRKNLTYKIRLATDKFYELETVLANTQQSAIVYVRNRKATLNTAHFLKGRGITATSYHGGMSREERHKQYLAWRTNKVQVMVGTSAFGMGIDKADVDTVVHLEIPDSIENYFQEAGRAGRAGQESQAVLLYNENDEVRLENQFLKVIPDTHTVKKTYKHLVNYFQISYGEGQDSLHRFNFSEFCGAYKLHTILTYNALQVLDRNSVISLSQEFTKRATINFKVNDFALTYYLLRNNQLDDVVKAVLRTYGAVFEQVTNINYNIIANKAGKTLEQVHQVLLTLDQDDIIDYEHQNFDTAITFLVPREDDRTINVIAPFIKTQENYKKNQVQAVKDYIANDTTCRAIQLMHYFDEVLDEPCGNCDVCRNRTVIKTRTSIDNAIIDLLKGGAKSSREIAQLAYPQQTIINSIRLLLEQKKIAILPNNTYTLL, from the coding sequence TTGATAGATAAAGCAAAAGATATACTCACCACATACTGGGGTCATAGTAATTTTAGACCGCAACAAGCAGAGATTATAAAAAACGTTCTTGCTGGTGAGGATAGCATTGCTTTATTACCTACTGGCGGTGGTAAATCATTATGTTACCAGCTGCCCTCCCTTCTATTAGATGGAATTACTATTGTAGTATCGCCACTCATAGCCTTGATGAAAGATCAAGTGATGGGGCTTCAAGAAAAAGGGATAAAAGCACTGTCTATTACAAGCGGCATAAGCTATGGAGAACTAGACACCTTACTTGATAATTGTATTTATGGTAATTATAAGCTCCTTTACCTATCACCAGAACGATTACAGCAAGAACTTGTGCAAGAACGCATAAAGCTTATGAATGTGAGCCTTATTGCGGTAGATGAGGCTCACTGTATCTCGCAATGGGGTCACGATTTTAGACCGGCATATAGAGATATTTCAAAACTTAGATCTTTAAAACCCAACTGCCCCATTATTGCTCTCACCGCCACTGCTACAACTAAGGTACTTGAGGATATAACTACTTTACTAGATCTCAAACAACCACAATTATTTAAAACTTCATATCATAGAAAAAACCTCACATATAAAATACGACTTGCTACAGATAAGTTTTATGAGCTAGAAACTGTACTCGCAAACACACAGCAAAGCGCTATTGTATATGTACGTAATAGAAAAGCAACACTTAATACAGCTCATTTTTTAAAGGGACGAGGCATCACAGCCACCTCATATCACGGAGGTATGTCTCGGGAGGAGCGTCATAAACAATACTTAGCCTGGCGTACAAATAAAGTACAGGTAATGGTGGGTACAAGTGCCTTTGGTATGGGAATAGATAAAGCAGATGTAGATACCGTAGTACACTTAGAAATTCCTGATAGTATAGAAAACTACTTTCAAGAAGCAGGAAGAGCAGGAAGGGCAGGTCAAGAATCTCAAGCCGTATTATTATATAATGAGAACGACGAGGTACGTCTAGAAAACCAGTTTCTTAAAGTAATACCAGACACTCATACGGTAAAAAAAACCTATAAACATCTAGTAAACTATTTTCAAATCTCATACGGAGAAGGACAAGATAGCTTACACCGCTTTAACTTTAGTGAGTTTTGTGGCGCTTATAAATTGCACACCATTCTCACCTATAATGCGTTACAGGTATTAGATCGCAATAGCGTCATAAGTTTATCTCAAGAGTTTACAAAGAGAGCAACTATTAACTTTAAAGTAAATGACTTTGCACTCACCTATTACTTACTACGAAACAATCAACTAGATGATGTTGTAAAGGCTGTATTACGTACGTATGGAGCAGTCTTTGAACAGGTGACTAATATCAACTATAATATCATTGCAAATAAAGCTGGTAAAACTCTAGAGCAAGTACATCAAGTACTCCTCACGCTAGACCAAGATGATATAATAGATTACGAGCATCAAAACTTTGACACGGCAATCACCTTTTTAGTCCCTAGAGAAGATGACCGTACGATTAATGTGATTGCTCCGTTTATAAAAACCCAAGAAAACTACAAGAAAAACCAAGTACAAGCCGTTAAAGACTATATAGCAAATGATACTACGTGTAGAGCTATACAGCTTATGCATTACTTTGACGAAGTGCTCGATGAGCCTTGTGGTAATTGTGATGTATGTAGAAACCGTACAGTTATAAAAACCAGAACATCTATAGATAATGCCATTATAGATTTACTTAAAGGCGGTGCAAAAAGTTCACGAGAAATTGCACAACTAGCATACCCACAACAGACAATAATCAATTCTATTCGACTACTTTTGGAACAGAAAAAAATAGCCATTTTACCTAATAACACATACACCCTATTATGA
- a CDS encoding alpha-amylase family glycosyl hydrolase, with amino-acid sequence MKLKYALLSASVILLLIACKKEETTVATAPVKEKAPFFWDAANMYFLLTDRFYNGDTSNDVNFNRTEETATLRGFEGGDIKGITKKIKEGYFTDLGINAIWFTPVVEQVHGPVDEGTGVTYGYHGYWTKDWTALDPNFGTKEDLKELIETAHTNDIRIVMDVVLNHTGPVTEQDPFWGTDWARENPNCAFSTYENTTACSLVENLPDILTGSSKEVTLPLTLIEKWKKEGRYEEEISELDAYFVSNNLKKTPRNYIIKWLTDYIREYGVDAFRVDTTKHVDEESWVVLRAQADKAFADFKTNNPDLVLDDTDFFMFGEVYNYSVDGGLAYDFGDKKVNYFENGFDNLINFQFKYDAQGSYESLFHKYASIKDSLFVDKSFVNYATSHDDGQPFDKERIKAIETGTKLLLTTGISQVYYGDETARDLTIEGTQGDATLRSFMNWDAIDTKTTGDVLSHWQKLGVFRKNHPSVGAGTHEMLSEAPYVFKRAFTKDNFTDTVVVGLELVVGKKEIVVGNAFAKAEKLRDAYSGKEVTAINGKVSLDTPYSIVLLEVARDY; translated from the coding sequence ATGAAACTAAAATATGCTCTACTAAGCGCCTCTGTAATTCTTTTACTTATAGCTTGTAAAAAGGAAGAAACTACTGTTGCTACAGCCCCAGTAAAGGAGAAAGCACCTTTCTTCTGGGACGCTGCAAATATGTACTTTTTACTAACAGATCGTTTTTATAACGGAGATACATCAAATGATGTAAATTTTAATAGAACAGAAGAAACTGCCACTTTAAGAGGTTTTGAAGGAGGAGACATAAAAGGAATTACAAAAAAAATTAAAGAGGGTTACTTTACAGATTTAGGAATTAATGCCATCTGGTTTACTCCCGTAGTAGAGCAAGTACACGGGCCAGTAGATGAAGGTACAGGTGTTACTTATGGTTATCACGGGTACTGGACAAAAGACTGGACAGCTCTCGACCCTAACTTTGGGACAAAAGAAGATCTCAAAGAGCTTATAGAGACGGCACATACTAATGATATACGTATCGTTATGGACGTGGTTCTTAATCATACAGGACCGGTAACAGAGCAAGATCCTTTCTGGGGTACAGACTGGGCTAGAGAAAATCCTAACTGTGCTTTTAGTACTTATGAGAACACAACAGCTTGCAGCCTTGTAGAAAATTTACCAGACATACTCACAGGGAGCTCAAAAGAGGTAACACTACCTCTCACGCTTATCGAAAAGTGGAAAAAAGAAGGACGCTATGAAGAAGAAATTTCAGAGCTAGACGCCTACTTTGTTTCAAATAATCTTAAAAAGACACCACGTAACTATATCATAAAATGGCTTACAGATTATATACGAGAGTATGGTGTAGATGCTTTTAGAGTAGACACAACAAAACACGTAGATGAAGAGTCTTGGGTAGTATTGCGTGCTCAAGCAGATAAAGCATTTGCAGATTTTAAGACCAACAACCCAGATCTAGTACTAGATGACACAGACTTCTTTATGTTCGGCGAAGTGTATAACTACTCTGTAGACGGCGGACTTGCTTATGATTTTGGTGATAAAAAGGTAAACTATTTCGAAAATGGATTTGATAACCTCATCAACTTTCAGTTTAAATATGATGCACAAGGTAGCTATGAATCATTGTTTCATAAATATGCTTCTATAAAAGACTCGCTATTTGTAGACAAGAGTTTTGTAAACTACGCAACGTCTCACGATGATGGACAACCATTTGACAAAGAACGTATTAAAGCAATAGAAACTGGTACAAAACTCCTTCTCACGACAGGTATCTCTCAAGTTTATTATGGTGATGAGACGGCACGTGATCTTACTATAGAAGGCACTCAAGGTGATGCAACTTTGAGAAGTTTTATGAACTGGGACGCAATAGATACAAAGACTACAGGCGACGTACTCTCTCACTGGCAAAAACTAGGTGTTTTTAGAAAGAATCATCCGTCAGTGGGTGCAGGTACTCACGAGATGCTTAGCGAGGCTCCTTATGTCTTTAAAAGAGCATTTACAAAAGATAACTTTACAGATACAGTAGTCGTAGGTTTAGAACTAGTTGTGGGTAAAAAGGAAATTGTGGTGGGTAACGCTTTCGCGAAAGCGGAAAAACTTAGAGACGCATACTCAGGAAAAGAGGTTACCGCAATAAATGGAAAGGTATCGCTAGACACGCCTTATAGTATAGTACTACTTGAAGTTGCTAGAGATTACTAA
- the fmt gene encoding methionyl-tRNA formyltransferase translates to MRDLRIVFMGTPEFAVTILHGLLDEGYNVVGVITAPDRPAGRGQKIRESDVKAFAKARNLNILQPTNLKSESFLEELEALKANLQIVVAFRMLPEAVWKMPAYGTFNLHASLLPQYRGAAPINWAIINGETETGVTTFFIDEKIDTGEIILQESLAIDDKENAGHLHDRLMIAGKELVIKTVKAIERDDVKTHIQDSSKELKTAYKLHSENTRINWDAPLQEIYNHIRGLSPYPAAYTILENGGKEQRVKIYGAFAKADKEMLIPSGAVTQVDDHLAIATPEGYICITEIQLSGKKKMAVKDLLNGYKFDKNAKMR, encoded by the coding sequence ATGAGAGATTTACGCATAGTTTTTATGGGCACGCCAGAGTTTGCAGTGACCATCTTACACGGTTTACTAGACGAAGGATATAACGTAGTAGGTGTAATTACGGCACCAGATAGACCAGCAGGTAGAGGACAAAAAATACGAGAGAGCGATGTCAAGGCATTTGCAAAAGCGAGAAACCTCAACATCTTACAACCTACTAATCTTAAGAGCGAATCTTTTCTAGAAGAACTTGAAGCACTTAAAGCAAACCTTCAAATTGTGGTTGCCTTTAGAATGTTACCAGAAGCGGTATGGAAGATGCCTGCTTATGGCACATTTAACCTACACGCATCATTACTTCCTCAATATCGTGGTGCAGCGCCTATAAACTGGGCAATTATAAACGGTGAGACAGAAACAGGTGTAACTACATTTTTTATAGATGAAAAAATAGACACTGGAGAAATTATCTTACAAGAATCACTAGCTATAGATGATAAGGAAAATGCAGGTCACCTGCACGACCGTCTTATGATAGCTGGTAAAGAACTTGTAATTAAAACGGTTAAGGCAATTGAGCGAGATGATGTAAAGACACATATACAAGACTCATCAAAAGAATTAAAGACTGCTTACAAGTTACATAGTGAGAATACGAGAATAAACTGGGACGCCCCACTCCAAGAAATCTACAATCATATAAGAGGGCTAAGCCCTTACCCTGCTGCTTATACCATACTAGAAAATGGTGGCAAGGAGCAACGCGTAAAAATTTATGGCGCTTTCGCGAAAGCAGATAAAGAGATGCTCATTCCCTCAGGAGCCGTAACGCAGGTAGATGACCATCTCGCTATTGCAACTCCAGAGGGATACATATGTATTACAGAAATCCAACTTTCTGGAAAGAAAAAGATGGCCGTAAAGGACCTTCTTAACGGCTATAAGTTTGATAAAAATGCCAAAATGCGCTAA
- a CDS encoding AAA family ATPase has translation MPKRILLIGGPSTGKTTLLNHLENLGYACLEEISRQVISNAQKEGIDQLFLEKPLLFSTLLRDARIKQFKDVDGFKNDFVFIDRGIPDTVAYMDFVNQEYPEDFIEACKAHTYDLVFILPTWEKIHVIDQERYETFDQAKEIEEHLVQTYKQYGYSPIPVPTGPVEERAQFILNTLTS, from the coding sequence ATGCCAAAAAGAATACTCCTCATAGGTGGCCCTTCTACAGGAAAAACAACATTACTTAATCACTTAGAAAATCTAGGCTATGCCTGCCTAGAAGAAATATCACGACAAGTGATAAGCAATGCCCAAAAGGAGGGCATTGACCAGCTTTTTTTAGAGAAGCCATTACTCTTTTCTACCCTGTTAAGAGATGCACGTATCAAGCAATTTAAGGATGTAGATGGTTTTAAAAATGATTTTGTTTTTATAGATCGCGGCATACCTGACACGGTGGCATATATGGACTTTGTAAATCAAGAATATCCAGAAGATTTTATTGAGGCTTGTAAGGCACACACTTATGACCTTGTTTTTATATTACCTACTTGGGAAAAAATACACGTGATTGATCAAGAACGTTATGAAACCTTTGACCAAGCAAAGGAAATAGAAGAACATCTTGTACAGACATATAAACAGTATGGCTACTCACCTATACCTGTACCTACTGGCCCTGTAGAAGAGAGAGCGCAATTTATACTTAACACACTTACTTCTTGA
- a CDS encoding DUF493 family protein produces MDSGKKTEEFYIKLKAQLADTSMWPAPYLYKFIVPASAEKEAQIVKIFDHLGAVIKKNASRTGKYTSVSINVRMKNPDAVIAKYKEVAEVEGVISL; encoded by the coding sequence ATGGATTCAGGAAAGAAAACAGAAGAATTTTACATAAAATTAAAAGCACAGCTAGCAGACACTTCAATGTGGCCAGCACCATATTTGTATAAATTTATAGTGCCAGCAAGCGCCGAAAAGGAGGCACAAATCGTTAAGATCTTTGATCATCTAGGTGCCGTAATAAAGAAAAATGCATCCCGCACAGGTAAGTATACCAGCGTTTCTATAAATGTACGTATGAAAAACCCAGACGCGGTTATAGCAAAGTACAAAGAAGTGGCAGAGGTAGAGGGTGTCATCTCTCTATAG
- a CDS encoding DUF4290 domain-containing protein, which translates to MIDQLEYNTERVHLIIPEYGRHIQKMVNDATAMEDAEERNKTAKAIIAVMGNLQPHLRDVPDFQHKLWDQLFIMSDFKLDVESPYGKPSREELAERPEPLEYPQNHPKYRFYGNNIKRMIDVAVSWEKGEMREGLAMTIANHMKKCFLNWNKDTVEDDVIFDHLFELSNGEINLKERDEQLRDSDRLIRANKKAKAADNPVKKRNYSKNNNRKKRY; encoded by the coding sequence TTGATAGATCAATTAGAGTACAACACGGAGAGAGTCCATCTCATCATACCCGAGTACGGGCGCCATATTCAAAAAATGGTAAATGATGCGACGGCAATGGAAGACGCCGAAGAGCGTAACAAAACTGCAAAAGCAATTATTGCGGTGATGGGTAATTTACAACCGCACTTGCGTGATGTACCAGATTTTCAACATAAATTATGGGATCAGTTATTTATAATGTCTGATTTTAAACTAGATGTAGAGTCTCCATACGGAAAACCATCTAGAGAAGAGCTTGCAGAGCGTCCAGAACCACTAGAGTACCCACAAAATCATCCCAAATATCGTTTTTATGGTAATAACATAAAGCGTATGATAGATGTAGCGGTCTCTTGGGAAAAAGGAGAGATGCGTGAAGGGCTTGCAATGACTATTGCAAACCATATGAAAAAGTGTTTCTTAAACTGGAACAAAGACACCGTAGAGGATGATGTAATCTTTGATCACCTTTTTGAACTTAGTAATGGTGAGATTAACCTTAAAGAGCGTGACGAGCAGTTACGTGATTCTGATAGATTAATACGTGCTAATAAAAAAGCCAAAGCTGCAGACAACCCAGTAAAGAAAA
- a CDS encoding NADPH-dependent FMN reductase, with product MRSIIALSGSNSTKSINTKLLDFVVSSIHNHKAASVSLLSYDIPMYNLDLEQERGIPVDIQIIKNKIAEADGVIIAVNEHNGMISAFFKNIFDWLSRADRNFLAGKKLLVVSTSPGARGAASALNYIKETAPRFGGEVVESFSFPSFQDNFDVTQSSITNSDLEMGISQVVASFLQALD from the coding sequence ATGAGATCAATAATAGCATTATCAGGAAGTAACAGCACAAAATCTATAAATACTAAACTACTAGATTTTGTAGTATCTAGTATACACAATCATAAGGCTGCAAGCGTATCACTCTTATCTTACGATATACCTATGTATAATCTTGACCTAGAGCAAGAGCGCGGTATTCCCGTAGATATACAGATTATAAAAAATAAAATTGCCGAAGCAGATGGTGTCATAATTGCCGTAAATGAACACAACGGAATGATATCTGCCTTTTTTAAAAACATATTTGACTGGCTTTCACGTGCAGACCGTAATTTTCTAGCCGGTAAAAAACTTCTTGTGGTAAGTACCTCTCCGGGAGCTCGCGGTGCAGCCTCTGCTTTAAATTATATAAAAGAGACGGCACCACGTTTTGGAGGTGAGGTAGTAGAGAGTTTTAGCTTCCCATCATTTCAAGATAACTTTGACGTAACCCAGTCTAGTATTACAAACTCAGATCTTGAGATGGGTATTAGCCAAGTTGTAGCTTCTTTTTTACAAGCACTAGATTAG